TCAGGCCACCGCGGGCTTCTCGGCGGGCGCCAGGTGCACGTCGATGTTCTGCGAGCCCTTCACGCCCAGGAACGTCTCCACGTTGCCCTTGCCGCCCGGCTCGAAGGTGATGGTCTGCATGTTCGAGCCGAGCTTCGCCTCGATGGTCAGCTTGCTGCCGCTGGCGGTGTACGTCGCCTGGGAGGCGCGGTTGCCGTTGAGGGTGACCTCGGCCTTGCCGTCCTCGTTCAGCTTCAGCGTGAGGGAGAGCTCGCCCTTGTAGAAGACCGTGTCGATCTTCCCCTTGAAGGCCGCCTGGTTGGCGCCGAGGTCGATGAACTCGCCGTTGCCCACGTTCACGAAGAAGACCACCTTCGCGAAGATGTTCAGCTTCGCGCCCGCCGCGGTGCCACGTCCGATGAAGTTGCGGAAATCGACCATGTTCTCCCAGTCCGATGCCGATGAGTGAGACGGGGCACGGGCCCCGGCGCCACGCATCGTAACAGCGCCCGCCGTCACCGCCCGCCGCTGTTTCGCATGACGCGGGCGGACAGACGTGGACTGTCGGACAAGGAGGCGGCCCCGCTCAGCGGACCTGCACGGTGTTGCCGTCGACGCTGGCATTGCGCGGCCGGGCGAAGCGGGCCAGCGAGACGGTGGGCGAGTAGGTGCTGGTGAAGTTGACCAGCATCAGCGTCATCAGGGACGCCCTCTCCCCGAGCGGGCGCTCCATCAGGGGCGCCGGGAAGGCCACATGGAGCGCCTCCTCCAACGGCCCGCCACAGGTGCGCTGGCCCACGAAGCCGTCCTCGGCGCGCCGCAGCACGTAGCCGCAGCCCCCCACGACGCCGTGGAGCCACTCCTTGTCCACGGTGAGGTCCACCGGGAGGCCCCCGAAGCTGCCCCAGACGCGGGTGTCATCTCCCTCGGCGATCTCCAGCCGCGTCCCGCGCGCATCCACCGAGCCGGTGATCTCCTGCCAGTTCCACCGCAGGGAGACGGGCCTGTCCCGGAAGCGGCCTCGCAGGGAGTTGTCGCCGAGGACGAGCGAGGACGCGGGGCCCGTGACGTAGGAGCCCTGCAGCAGCAGGGGCTCTCCCGCCGGTTGGCCCAGGGGATACGCCGGCCCTCCGGTACGGGAGAGGGAGTGGGAACCCGCACACCCGGCCCCCAGGAGCATGAGACCCGACAGCAGCAGCAGACGCGACATGGCAGCCCTCCGATTCGCTTGGCCGTAACACTCCAATAAACGCACGGCCTGGAAGGGCATATCGGCCGGGAGCGCGCGCCTCAGAACGCCTTGGAGCTCTTCTTGCTCTGCTTCTCGGCCTTTGCCTTCTTGTTCGCTTCCACCTCGGCATCCATGGCCTTCTTCGCGGTGGGGACCGTGAAGGTCAGGAAGGTCGTGGTGGAGGGCCAGCCCCGTGAAACGGTGATGATCACGCCGTCCTTCCGCTTCCAGGTATGCACCACGTCCCCGAGGCTGATCTTCCCTTTCTTGGAGGTCGGTGCTCCGTACTTCGCCTGGACCATGGAGGAGATCTGGCCGACCTGTTCGGTGTTCATGAAGGAGGGGAACTCGTATTCGAAGACCGCCAACTGACCCGTGGCATCCACATAGCCCACCTTGAGCTTCTCGGCGCCGTCGAGCAGGCCCTTGGCCGAGTAGAGGTCGTACCAATAAGCGTCGTCCTCGCGCTCCGGCACCACGCCTTCCTTCTTGATGGCTGCCCGCATCTCCTGCCGCGTCGCGGAGGAGAGCACCACATCGAATACGATCGTTTGCGATGCCGCATCGCGCTTCGTTTCCGGCAGCGCGGCGGCACGCTGCTTGTCCTGGCCCACCTGGCCGAGGTTCTTGCACCCCGAGGTAGACCCGCCCTTACAGGCCTTCTCATAGAGTGCGGCGGCGCGGCGCTCGTCCTTGGGGACGCCGAGGCCCTCCGCATGCATCGTGCCGAGGAGATTGCAAGCCGGCGCGTCCCCGCCCTCGCAGGCCTTCTCGAACAGCACGGCGGCGCGGCGCATGTCCTTATTGACGCCCTGGCCCTCCATATAGCTCAGGCCGAGTCTGATGCACCCCTGGGCGGACCCGCCCTCGCAGGCCTTCTCGAACAGCACGGCGGCGCGGTGCTCGTCCTTGGGGACGCCGCGGCCGTCCACATGGAACAGGCCGAGGTTGTTACACCCCGGGGCAGACCCGCCCTCACAGGCCTTCTCGAACAGCACGGCGGCGCGGTGCTCGTCCTTGGGGACGCCGAGGCCCTCCGCATAGAGCGTGCCGAGGTTGGTGCAACCCGGGGCATTCCCGCCCTCGCAGGCCTTCTCATGGAGTGCGGCGGCGCGGCGCTCGTCCTTGGGGACGCCGAGGCCCTCCTCATAGAGCGAGCCGAGGCTGGTGCAACCCGGGGCATTCCCGCCCTCGCAGGCCTTCTCGTGGAGTGCGGCGGCGCGGCGCTCGTCCTTGGAGACGCCGAGGCCCTTCTCATGAATCACGCCGAGGAGATAGCAACCCGAGGCATCCCCGCCCTCGCAGGCCTTCTCGAACAGCACGGCGGCGCGGCGCATGTCCTTATCGACACCCTCGCCCCTCGCATAAGCCAGGCCGAGTTTGCCGCACGCCACGGCATCCCCGCCCTCGCAGGCCTTCTCGTGGAGTGCGGCGGTGCCGCGCGCGTCCGGGGGGACGCCGCTGTCTTCCTGGGATGCCTCGGCACTGACGGGCGGCTTCTTCTCGGGCGAGGGGGGGACCGGGGCCCCTTGCGCAACAGGCTCCTGACCCGGGCTGCTCGGGGCGGACGAGGCCTCCTGCTGCGCCATGGCACCTGTACCCAGCAACCCGATGACCACGCACAGCGCCACGCTTCGCCGAGCCACGCTTCCACTCCATCCAGACATGCCACACCCCCTCGATGTGTGGGCGGGACGCTCCGGCGTCGCGGCCACGGGGCCCGAATCCTACGCCCTCGGGGACCGATGGCTCCAGAACCGTGGTGCGTCCCAGCGCGCCGGCAACGTACGTCCACAGGCTTTCACTTTCGCTTCCAATCATTTCCGCACGGTGTGGAAGGGCAATCGGCCCGGCGGCGAGGGAGCGTGCGGGCCCCTCGCGTCACGCGGAGCACCTGGATGCTCCATCTGGGTGGCCGTGTGAGAGCGGCCCCGCAGGAGGACAGACGACATGAACAGGGAGAGCATCATCCGGGCCTGGAAGGACCCGGCGTACCGGGCGAGCTTGTCGCCCGAGCAGCGGGCGGAGTTGCCGGAGCATCCGTCCGGCGTGGCGGAGCTGGATGAGGGCGCGTTGGGACAGGCCGTCGGAGGTTTTCAGCTGAACCCCGTGATCATCCCGAGATTCCGCAACTTCATCAGCGCGGTCGACGGATGCCCGTCCGTGTTCTGCCCCTTCGAGGAGCGGGACATCCGCATCAACCCCGCGCCCACGATCGCGGCGCGCCTCTAAGCGCCCACGCGGTCCCGTTGCCCTGACCACGACGCGCGTTGCTGGGCAACACCGGCTTCGGGGATAGTCCACGGCCATGGTCCGCGCCCTGGCCGTCTCGGTAGTGCTCGCCGTCCTCACCGCATGTCCCAAGGGCGCGAGCCACGGCCCGCCCCTCGCACCGGCCGCCCCGCCCCCCGCACCGGTCGCCCCGGCCCCCGCCGGCCCCGCGACCTGCGACGAGGCCCGGACGCTCGCCACCGCCGCCTGGACGCGCCACCGCGATCGCCTCGCGCCGCTGGCCATCCGCGCCCTCGCCGACGCCACCCCGGCGATCGTCGCCCTCGCCGACGCGTACATCGGCTACCTTGAGGATCTCGTCGCCGACCGCCGCGGCCCCGCCTCGCTGGCCCGCGAGGCCGCGGCCCTGCGCGCCCGCTTCACCGAGCTTCCACCCTTCGTCGCCGCCGACATCCCCGACGTCATGACCGCCGAGCAGCGCCACCTCGCCCTCCTCGGCGGCGCGCGCCGCCTCGAGACCCTCGTCGTCCTGCTCCTCAAGACCGAGTTGCGCTACGTGAGTGACAGCGACCGCTCGCGCGCGCGCAAGGCCAGCCTGAAGCAACTCGGCGAGGCCCGTGTCGCCGCGCTCAAGGCCGCGCGCGAGGTCCACGATCGGTGGCGCCTCGCCGAGATCGCCGCGCGCACCCCCGAGCTCGCCGCCGTCGCGACCACGGCGGAGACCCTCGGCACCACCGAGGAGATGCCCGACGCCCGCGCCGCCACACGCCAGGCCCTCACCCTGTGCGCCCCCGCGGCCCCTCCGCCCACCACCGCCGCCGCGCCGCCGGCGCCCGGCCCCCACATCGGCTTCGGCCCCGAGCAGTGGCGCGCCCACCTCGAGGACTCCGGCTACGTCCCGACCCACAGCGGGGGCATCCTCGAGGTCGGCACGGGCCGGGCCCGGCTCGTCGTCATCGGCGGCCCGCTCGCCGTCGTCGCCCTCGACCCCGCCCGAGGCAAGCCGCGCTGGCGTCGCGCCTTCAACTCCGGCGGCGAGGGCCGCTGGCGCAGCCACCAGAGCCCTGGAGGCAACCTGCGCTGGCCGCGACTGGTCGCCCACGCGGAGACGCTGTTCGCCCTCGACGCCGACTACGTCCTCCACGCCCTCGACCCGCGCACCGGCGATGACCGCTACACGCTCGAGCTGGCCGGGGGCATCGTCACCCCCCCGGTCCTCATCCGCGACCGGCTCTACGTCGTCTCGCGCTACGGCGAGCTCGTCGCCCTCGACCCCCGCGATGGCCGCCGCCTGTACACCCGGCTCGTCGGCGAGACGTCCACCGCCCCCGTCGCCGCTGGCGACACCCTGTTCATGGTCGATGATGACGGCTACGTCACCGCCGTCGATTCACGGACGGGCGACTTCACGTGGCTCACCCGGCCCATTCGCGAGGTCGAGGCCGGCCCCGTGCTCGTGGGCGACACCCTCGTGTTCGCCGAGCCCGGGGGCACGCTCCACGCCCTCGCCACGGCCACCGGCGCCCCGCGGTGGACCCGAGCCATCACCGCCGCTCCCGCCGCCCTCGTCGGCCTCGAGGAGGCCGTGTTGTTCCTCGGCGAGCGCGGAACCCTCATCTCCGTGGATGCCCGCACCGGCGAGCCCCGCTGGTCGCGGGAGTATCCCTACGCCGCGAACGACGCCACGGACGAGAGGCCCCAGGCCACCGTCGTCGCCCCGCCGGCCGTCCACGGAGACACCCTCCTGCTCTCCTTCCGCTCGCCCCTCACCCTCGCCGCGCTCGACGTCCGCACCGGCCTCGCCCTCGCCGGCCAGCACTCTCCCGATGGCTCGAGCCCCGTCACCCCGCTCGGCGTCGGTGACGGCCGCCTCTACGCGTTCACCGCCCAGAGCAACCTGGTCGCCTACACCTCCCGGCCCGTGCCCTGAGAAGCGGGCGCGGATCACCTTCTCCGCTTGCGCCCCCCCGTCGCCCTCACCCCGCGTCCATCGGCGGCGGGGCGCGCGTCCAAGGCCGGGGAAACCGAAA
The sequence above is drawn from the Archangium gephyra genome and encodes:
- a CDS encoding tetratricopeptide repeat protein; its protein translation is MARRSVALCVVIGLLGTGAMAQQEASSAPSSPGQEPVAQGAPVPPSPEKKPPVSAEASQEDSGVPPDARGTAALHEKACEGGDAVACGKLGLAYARGEGVDKDMRRAAVLFEKACEGGDASGCYLLGVIHEKGLGVSKDERRAAALHEKACEGGNAPGCTSLGSLYEEGLGVPKDERRAAALHEKACEGGNAPGCTNLGTLYAEGLGVPKDEHRAAVLFEKACEGGSAPGCNNLGLFHVDGRGVPKDEHRAAVLFEKACEGGSAQGCIRLGLSYMEGQGVNKDMRRAAVLFEKACEGGDAPACNLLGTMHAEGLGVPKDERRAAALYEKACKGGSTSGCKNLGQVGQDKQRAAALPETKRDAASQTIVFDVVLSSATRQEMRAAIKKEGVVPEREDDAYWYDLYSAKGLLDGAEKLKVGYVDATGQLAVFEYEFPSFMNTEQVGQISSMVQAKYGAPTSKKGKISLGDVVHTWKRKDGVIITVSRGWPSTTTFLTFTVPTAKKAMDAEVEANKKAKAEKQSKKSSKAF
- a CDS encoding mersacidin/lichenicidin family type 2 lantibiotic, producing the protein MNRESIIRAWKDPAYRASLSPEQRAELPEHPSGVAELDEGALGQAVGGFQLNPVIIPRFRNFISAVDGCPSVFCPFEERDIRINPAPTIAARL
- a CDS encoding PQQ-binding-like beta-propeller repeat protein, with the protein product MVRALAVSVVLAVLTACPKGASHGPPLAPAAPPPAPVAPAPAGPATCDEARTLATAAWTRHRDRLAPLAIRALADATPAIVALADAYIGYLEDLVADRRGPASLAREAAALRARFTELPPFVAADIPDVMTAEQRHLALLGGARRLETLVVLLLKTELRYVSDSDRSRARKASLKQLGEARVAALKAAREVHDRWRLAEIAARTPELAAVATTAETLGTTEEMPDARAATRQALTLCAPAAPPPTTAAAPPAPGPHIGFGPEQWRAHLEDSGYVPTHSGGILEVGTGRARLVVIGGPLAVVALDPARGKPRWRRAFNSGGEGRWRSHQSPGGNLRWPRLVAHAETLFALDADYVLHALDPRTGDDRYTLELAGGIVTPPVLIRDRLYVVSRYGELVALDPRDGRRLYTRLVGETSTAPVAAGDTLFMVDDDGYVTAVDSRTGDFTWLTRPIREVEAGPVLVGDTLVFAEPGGTLHALATATGAPRWTRAITAAPAALVGLEEAVLFLGERGTLISVDARTGEPRWSREYPYAANDATDERPQATVVAPPAVHGDTLLLSFRSPLTLAALDVRTGLALAGQHSPDGSSPVTPLGVGDGRLYAFTAQSNLVAYTSRPVP